AGCAGACCTTCTCGTTGTCATCCCAGGAGATGAAGCCGTGCTGGCCCATCATGATGGCTTTGACGGCGGGTTGCTTGCGGGCGACTTCCTGCATGGCGAGGCCGAGCTCGAAGCCGGGGCGCATCCAGGGGACGTAGGCCATGTCGCCACCGAAGATTTCCTGGGTGAGTTTCTCGCAGTTCTTGGAGGCGGCGATGGCGATGATCGCGTTGGGGTGCATGTGATCGACATGCTTGCCGGGCAGGAAGGAGTGCAGCGGCGTGTCGATCGAGGAGGCGCGGGGGTTGAGGTTGAACGTGGTGTGGAAATACATGTTCACCATCGCGTCCTCGGCCTCGGACTTGATGCCTTTGTTGGCCTTGGCGGCATAGACCTGCTGGAGGCCGATGAGCTTGTCCTGGTAGAGGGAGGAGAAGTTGTCGCGGTTGCTGGTGCGGAGGTCGCCGCCAGAGCCTTTGACCCAGAGGACTTCGGTGGATTCGCCGGTGAGCGGGTCGTTTTCCTTCAGCTTGGAAGAGGTGTTGCCGCCGCCGGTGTTGGTGATGCGTTGGTCGCTGCCGAGGAGGTTGGAGCGGTAAACGAGGCGGCCGACGGGATCGAGGGACGCGGCCTTGGCGTCGTCCCAGAGGAAGTTGACGAATTTGTAGGAGGACATGGGGGGATTAAAAAGAGGTTACAGCCCACATTTGGTAGATTTTGATAGATTTCGACCAAAATCTACCAAACGAGCTCAATTCCACCGCTGGCAGACCAATCCAGTTTGTAACTTATTAAGTTACAAACTGGATTTTAACATTGATAACCAATAGCTTGTAATTCAAAAAGACCTCCTTGACCCCGCGTAGTTTTAAGCATGCGGGCTCGAGGATGGGCGCTGTTGCAAATGAGCACCTGACACCCGTGCGAAGAGCAGCGCAGAGCGCTCAGGTCTTCCGGATGCGGGAGTCGCGGGCGACTTTTTTGGTCTTCGGGTAGTCCGCGATTTCGTGGAGTCCGCGGCTTTCTTTGCGCTGCAAGGCGCAGGCCACGATCAGCTCGGCGACCTGCGTGAGGTTGCGCAATTCGAGCAGCCGGGAATCCACCGAGAAATTCCAATAGTAGTCCTGAATCTCGCGCGTGAGTGTCGCGATGCGCGTGCGGGCGCGCTCGAGGCGGCGCGTCGTGCGCATGATGCTCACGTAGTCCCACATCGTGCGGCGCAACTCATCCCAGTTGTGTGCGACGACCACGCGTTCATCGATGTCGCCACCGCCGAGATCAACCCACTTGGGGATTTTCATCGCGGGAAGACGGCGGGCTTTTTTCAGATAAGCATCGACCGAGATCGATCCGCGATGCGCCATGACGACGGCCTCAAGGAGTGAGTTGGAGGCGAGGCGGTTCGCGCCATGCAAGCCGGTGCAGGCGACTTCGCCGCAGGCATAAAGACCCGGCAGCGCGGTCTCGGCGGAGAGGTTGGTGGCAACGCCGCCGCAGGTGTAGTGCGCGGCGGGCACCACGGGAATCATGTCCTTGGCGATGTTGATCCCGAGGTTTTTGCAGGTCTGGTAAATCTGCGGGAACCGCGTGCGCAGGAAGGCTTCGTTGCGGTGAGTGATGTCGAGCCACACGTGGGGCGCGCCGCTCTTTTTCATCTCGGCGTCGATGGCGCGGGCCACGATGTCGCGTGGTGCGAGGTCGGCCATCGGGTGGTAATCCTTCATGAACCCGTCGCCGGCGGCATTGCGCAAAATGGCGCCTTCGCCACGCACAGCTTCGCTGATCAGAAAACGTTTTCCGGTGATCGAGTAGAGCGCGGTCGGATGGAACTGGATGAACTCCATGTTGCGCACTTCGACGCCGGCGCGATACGCCATCGCTATGCCGTCACCGGTGGCGATGTCGGGATTCGTCGTATAGAGATACGCCTGCCCCGCCCCGCCCGTGGACAACATCACAACGGGTGCCTGGAACGTGACCACGCGGCCGTCGCGCACATCGAGCGCATAGACGCCGAGCACGCGATCAGACCCGCGCGAACGCGGTCCGGCGACCTTGCGGCGCGTGATCACGTCAATCGCGAACATGTGTTCAAACATCGCGATGCGCGGCTCGCGCGAGAGGGCTTTGATGAGCGCGGCTTCGATGGCCTTGCCCGTCATGTCCTTCACGTGAAGCACGCGGCGCTCGGTGTGTCCGCCTTCGCGGCCGAGGTCGTAACCGCCGGCTTGATCGCGCGAAAACTTCAAGCCGAGATCGACCAGCTCCTGCACGCGCGCCGGACCATCGGTGATGATTTCGTGCACGACTTTTTCATCACACAGGCCGTCGCCGGCGATGAGTGTGTCGCTCACGTGTTTTCCAAAATCGTCGGTCTGCCCGGTGACCACCGCGATGCCGCCTTGCGCGTAGTTGGTGTTGGATTCGGCCTGGTTCTTCTTGGTGAGAATCGCGACCGAGTGGCCGAGGCGCGCGACCTTGAGCGCGAAGCTCAGGCCGGCGATGCCGCTGCCGATGACGAGGACGTCGAAAGAAGGGCCCGCGCTCACAGGATTTGGTTGTCGATCAGACGCACCTCATCGACCCACACGGCAATCGTCATGACGTCCTTGCCGGGAACGATTTCGCCTTTGATGGCCACCATGGAGACGAGGTCCACCACCGACACATAAATGATGCGCACGCGGCGTTGCTGGCCGATGAGATGCGTCGCCTCGGCGATCAGGCGGTCCACGCGGCGCTCGCCGGCGGCCACCATGTCGGAGGCCTTGCGGAGCGCGCGGCTGATCACCAACGCCTCGACGCGTTGGGTGTTGGTGAGGTAGCGATTGCGCGAGCTCATCGCGAGTCCGTCGGCTTCGCGCAACGTCGGCGCGACCACGATCTCGACGTCGAAATTAAGATCGATGGCCATCTTGTTGATCACGGCGACCTGCTGCGCGTCCTTCTGGCCGAACACCGCGAAATGCGGGCGCACGATATTGAAAAGTTTCGCGACCACCGTGGTGACTCCGCGGAAATGCGACGGGCGCGAGGCCCCTTCGAGCGGTTTTGCGATGTGCTCTTCCAATACAAACGTCGAGTAACCCTTCGGATACATCTCCTCCACTTCCGGCGCGAACACGTAGTCCACGCCCGCCGCTTCGCATGCGGCGGTGTCGGCCTCAAGCGGGCGAGGGTATTTCGTGTAATCCTCGCTCGGCCCGAACTGGGTGGGATTCACAAAAATCGAAACGACCACGACATCCGCGATATCCGACGCGATTTTAACGAGGCTCAGATGCCCCTCGTGCAACGCGCCCATGGTGGGCACGAGGCCGATGCGCTGACCTTGGACGCGCAGTTGCCCGACCAGCGACTGCATCTCGGAGACCGACTTGATAATTTGCATGAAACGTGGGGACGCGCGGGGTAACGCGAGGCTTGAACAAAGCCCCGCCGCCGCGCTTATTCAAGTTTTTCGCCCGATAAGTCCCTATTTTCAAACGTTCATCACATGATCCGCATCAACGAAAATTACCTCAAGCTGAAGGCTTCCTACCTGTTTTCCGACATCGCCAAGCGCGTGACGGCCTACACCACCGCCAATCCCGACAAGCCGATCATCCGCCTCGGCATCGGCGACGTCACCGAGCCCCTCGCTCCGTCCGTCCTGAAGGCCTTCCACGCCGGCGTCGATGAGATGGCCGCCCGCGCCACCTTCAAGGGCTACGGCCCCGAGCAGGGTTACGCGTTTCTCCGCGAAGCGATTGCGACCCACGACTACATTGCCCGTGGCTGCCCGATCTCGGCCGACGAAATCTTCGTCTCCGACGGCTCGAAGTGCGACTGCGGTAACATCCAGGAAATCTTCGCCACCGAGGGCCTGAAGCTCGCGATCCCCGATCCCGTGTATCCGGTTTACGTCGACACCAACGTCATGGCGGGCCGCACCGGCCCCAACCTCGAGGGCCGCTACTCGGGCGTCACCTACCTCGATTCTACACCTCTCAACGGCTACGTCCCCGCGATCCCCACGGGCGCGAGCGACCTCATCTACCTCTGCTTCCCCAACAACCCGACCGGCGCCGTCGCCACACGCGCGCAGCTCGAAGCCTGGGTCGCCTACGCCAAGGCCAACAAGGCCATCATCCTCTTCGACAGCGCCTACGAGGCCTACATCCGCGATCCGCAGATCCCCCACTCCATCTACGAAATTCCCGGTGCCGACGAAGTCGCCATCGAGTTCCGCAGCTTCTCCAAAACCGCGGGCTTCACCGGCACGCGCTGCGCCTACACCGTCGTTCCCAAGAAGCTCGTCGCCTACGACCTTCTGGGCAACTCCCACCCCGTCCACGCGCTCTGGAACCGTCGCCACACGACCAAGTTCAACGGCGTTTCCTACCCCGTGCAGAAGGCCGCCGCCGCGATCTACACCGAGGAAGGCAAAGCCGAGGTGAAGGCGATGACCGACTTCTATCTCGAAAACGCCGCGCTCATCCGCAAAGCCGTGGTCGATCTCGGCTTCACCTGCATCGGCGGCGACAACGCCCCCTACATCTGGGTCAATACCGGCACCGATTCGTGGCAGTTCTTCGACAAGCTTCTCAACGAAGCCCAGGTCGTCTGCACCCCCGGCGCCGGCTTCGGCAAATGCGGCGAAGGCCACGTGCGCATCAGCGCCTTCAACAGCCGCGCCAACGTCGAGACCGCCCTCGCCCGCATCGCGAAGGCCCTCGGCAAGTAAGCGTGTTCCCCGGC
This portion of the Rariglobus hedericola genome encodes:
- the panC gene encoding pantoate--beta-alanine ligase, translated to MQIIKSVSEMQSLVGQLRVQGQRIGLVPTMGALHEGHLSLVKIASDIADVVVVSIFVNPTQFGPSEDYTKYPRPLEADTAACEAAGVDYVFAPEVEEMYPKGYSTFVLEEHIAKPLEGASRPSHFRGVTTVVAKLFNIVRPHFAVFGQKDAQQVAVINKMAIDLNFDVEIVVAPTLREADGLAMSSRNRYLTNTQRVEALVISRALRKASDMVAAGERRVDRLIAEATHLIGQQRRVRIIYVSVVDLVSMVAIKGEIVPGKDVMTIAVWVDEVRLIDNQIL
- a CDS encoding LL-diaminopimelate aminotransferase; the protein is MIRINENYLKLKASYLFSDIAKRVTAYTTANPDKPIIRLGIGDVTEPLAPSVLKAFHAGVDEMAARATFKGYGPEQGYAFLREAIATHDYIARGCPISADEIFVSDGSKCDCGNIQEIFATEGLKLAIPDPVYPVYVDTNVMAGRTGPNLEGRYSGVTYLDSTPLNGYVPAIPTGASDLIYLCFPNNPTGAVATRAQLEAWVAYAKANKAIILFDSAYEAYIRDPQIPHSIYEIPGADEVAIEFRSFSKTAGFTGTRCAYTVVPKKLVAYDLLGNSHPVHALWNRRHTTKFNGVSYPVQKAAAAIYTEEGKAEVKAMTDFYLENAALIRKAVVDLGFTCIGGDNAPYIWVNTGTDSWQFFDKLLNEAQVVCTPGAGFGKCGEGHVRISAFNSRANVETALARIAKALGK
- the nadB gene encoding L-aspartate oxidase, with protein sequence MSAGPSFDVLVIGSGIAGLSFALKVARLGHSVAILTKKNQAESNTNYAQGGIAVVTGQTDDFGKHVSDTLIAGDGLCDEKVVHEIITDGPARVQELVDLGLKFSRDQAGGYDLGREGGHTERRVLHVKDMTGKAIEAALIKALSREPRIAMFEHMFAIDVITRRKVAGPRSRGSDRVLGVYALDVRDGRVVTFQAPVVMLSTGGAGQAYLYTTNPDIATGDGIAMAYRAGVEVRNMEFIQFHPTALYSITGKRFLISEAVRGEGAILRNAAGDGFMKDYHPMADLAPRDIVARAIDAEMKKSGAPHVWLDITHRNEAFLRTRFPQIYQTCKNLGINIAKDMIPVVPAAHYTCGGVATNLSAETALPGLYACGEVACTGLHGANRLASNSLLEAVVMAHRGSISVDAYLKKARRLPAMKIPKWVDLGGGDIDERVVVAHNWDELRRTMWDYVSIMRTTRRLERARTRIATLTREIQDYYWNFSVDSRLLELRNLTQVAELIVACALQRKESRGLHEIADYPKTKKVARDSRIRKT